The nucleotide window CGTAAAGGCTAGGCAACGTTTCATGCCCGGAATCTTCGGTCTCCTTGAGTGGTGTTGAGTGAGATGGTCGTGGTGACTTTGGGTATGATAGAAATTACCATTCGCTATATTCCCTCATCTATACAATAAAAAAGAATGTCCTGCTCTAAATGCATCCAGATATTGCCGAAACAGTAATGATGCTAACTATACAGAGATTGAGTAAAGTTGGCCatgatcctcttcttcctgttCCGAAAATGTACGATAGTAGCCATCTGCCCAATCCCCGCAAACGGGCCACCCGCACTCATAGCCCAGACATGTTTATTATGCGAAGAATCACACCGGCtaacaaccttcttcctctgcttcTTATTACCGTGCATATAGGTCTCTGAAAGTACTTGCATAACCACTCGCGCAAGCCACCAACAGTTATGCCACTGGAGATGATACTGCGGCTCTTCATTGTGCACTATCAGTATAAGCTTCGCAATGTCGCTCAACCGCGCGGCGTTGACGTCAAGATCAGCCTCCACAAGAACCCTATCATCACAAACGAGGTTCTCTCGCAATGGTGCAAGAGTCACGACCAATTGTGCTTGATCGGTTAGAGCGTTACTGGATGCTGACCCGATGGGTAATTCGCCCATGCGCTCGATACGCATCCAGGACAGTCTCCCgtcgttggtcttgacaCACATCAGTAGGTACTCATGCTCGATGATGCTTTTCTCTTGGAGCCAGACGACTTTTGTGACGTAGCCGGGGGTTGtgtggttgatgatgtgcTCGATGAGAGGGCGGTTGTTGTTTCGCCAGATCTGGGCCCCTTCGCGCTGTAATTGGGCTTGTAGCGATGAGCCTTGTACTAGACTTGGGAGCGGTGGTCCTCTTGATCTGCTGTTTGACATTTTGGAGGAGACTGTAAAGATAATTTGTGCGGTATGATTGATGTTGAGCGTTGAGATATAAGGATAAGAGTCTGGCTCTAAAGTGATGGATTGGAGTTTCGCTGTATCAGCGTCTTTGAAGCGGAATCATGAACTAACTGGGGACtgacttatatttatatttcaATATTCTATAATGCTGCACAACGAAAATATCACTTGTTAAATCGATTATCAATCGGCACAGCCTTATGACACTCAGCCGCAAGGACAACCAATCGCATCCTACCCTGCAACTCCCAGCATACCCTGGTATGTCCGTCGGACTTCAAATGTGCAACGCTCCAAGTCAGCAAGTCCCCCGCATCAGGTAGGCTTAGCGCTCGCACTCGGTTCAAATGTTTCAGCTAGTCCACCCTTCCAGAACAGCGCCTACCAGCGGCTGAGAATTTCACCTCCGAGGGCCTCATTATGGGTGGTCAGAAACAGGGATTGGGCGGTCAAAAATAGGGCGAAGCCTCATGCACCTACGGAGTAATCGCCAGCAGAATTACGGGGCTGAGTCAGAAGTGTAATATGACATGTAAATTAGCATATTTATAGGTTAAAATATGGATGAGCATTTACGTTAATACCACTACACCATCACTACTTTGTAGGAGAAAGCTACCGATACTCTAGTATTATTCACTTCATATGACTATAGCAATGTCCGCAAATATCCAAACCAACAAACCCGCTACCGAAAGCACAACTCCTCCCCAGAGTATCACGAACGCAGAGAAAGATAGAAAAAATACAGAAGAGCTCTCCCGGGAGATATTATATCATGTCATCCACCAACTCGAAAACCAAGCTTCAAAACAACCCTCCATCCCCTCATCACCCAAACCCGACAGCGACGACCTCGAAGTATTCCGCTTCTTCGTCGTAACCATGATCGCAATCTCTGTCTTCGGCGCCTCAACCTTCGCCGTCATAGTCGGAGAAATGACCGACCCCGCAGACCTTTTTACCACGCCAACATTTTCTCTCAAAACAGTCCGACTATTCCTCTCAGTATCTTGGCTTTCGTTTGCAGTGTCTATTGCGTTAGCTGGTTATAGCGGGAGCTTTCTCGCGTTGATGCGACAAAAGGCAAAGGGCGAGATTGATGAGGAGACGATAAGGAAGTGGACGCCGCTAGGGCTTGTTGTTTCTGCTGCGTTGCATTTGCTTATCGTCACGGGGTTTTTGTTTATGGCGCTTAGTTTGGTGGCGTATGTTGGAGCGTTTGGGTGGGTTATTGTTGGGTTTTCGGGGTTGATGTATGCTGTGGTGTTTTATTTACTTGTTGCGCAGTTTCGCGCGTTGTGAGTTGGCATGGCGATTGGGCAAGCTATCTTATGGAATTATGGATGCTTACGATACGGCTATTAGACTAGATTTCAACTGGCGTCTTTACTACTCTCATTTGAAGCTTAAAATACATGCTCTCCACGATTGTGTATGGAGATTGAAAATGAGGCTATAACATCTCTAGCAATTGCCTCTCAGTCACTTGGATAATTATGAAATTCTGAAAGAATTGTTGAATAAAGCTAGCAACCAGTAGATCGATGGGGTATAAACTAAGAATCCTCAATAGGAGGGACTAACTACACAGATAGACTATTCTGCTTCCATATTCATGTAGCATGGGACGTTAAGCTCTTACATGAACTTGTGGAAGAATCGGCGCCAAGCGGGCCAAGAAGCAACCTTGGCACGGTAAGCGTTGATCTCATCCCAGTCGTGCTCACGGAGACCAGTGTCGAGATCAATCTTATCAACGGTGAGCCACTGAGGCTTCTTCCAGAAGTAGCCGATGATCCAGAAGAGGAGCACGACAGGAATGGCAAGGCaggccttgaagaagtcCTCGGCGTTACCGTAACCTGTCTTGCCTGGAGGGCAGACGGCGACGAAGATCTGCATTGCGAGAATAGCGAAGCAAAGGGCGAGACCCAACCATGAGCCGTAAACGCCACCAGCAGCCTTGAAGGGGATTTGGTCGAGGCTTCGTCCTTGCTTCGTCCAGGCGGAGCGGAAGCGGATGTGAGCCTACAAGGTGAGGTCAGTGAAACGGATCATTAAGAAAGTTTTAGATTTAAACTTACGTAGCAGATGGATCCCCAAGTGAAGAGGGCAGCGAGGGCAGAGACAGCAAGAAGCCAGTCGAAAACAAGACCGCCGGATGAGGCGAGGACAACGTAGGCGAGGGCACCCCagatgaggttgaagccGACAGAGACGAGAGGTCGTCCCGAGCGATCGATGTATGTGAAGATCTTGGGCGCGTAGTCTTGCTCGGCGAGGGCAGTCAGAGTACGGGAGCCACCATAGACGGCAGAGACACCGATGGAGACGACTGAAATGCAGATGACCAAGTTCATGAAGCTGTCGTAGCCCTTGAGGCCAGCATCCTTGGCGGCGAGCACGAATGGAGAGGTACCATCCTTGTAAGGGTTGGCGCTGTTGAGGAGACGCTCATCTGTGGAGCTGACGAGCATACCGACGAGGGTGAGACCAATGATGTAGAAGCTACCACATGTTAGAACTGTGCGATGCAATTGACTGGTGAAGCTTACAGGGTGATACGCCAGAAGACCTGCTTGATAGCACCGGGAAGGGCCTTGGCGGGGTTGCGAGACTCGGCAGCAGCGAGACCGACCAACTCAGTACCGGCGAAAGAGAAGGCGGCTGTGACGAAAACACCACAGAAACCTCGGGAG belongs to Fusarium musae strain F31 chromosome 9, whole genome shotgun sequence and includes:
- a CDS encoding hypothetical protein (EggNog:ENOG41) — its product is MSNSRSRGPPLPSLVQGSSLQAQLQREGAQIWRNNNRPLIEHIINHTTPGYVTKVVWLQEKSIIEHEYLLMCVKTNDGRLSWMRIERMGELPIGSASSNALTDQAQLVVTLAPLRENLVCDDRVLVEADLDVNAARLSDIAKLILIVHNEEPQYHLQWHNCWWLARVVMQVLSETYMHGNKKQRKKVVSRCDSSHNKHVWAMSAGGPFAGIGQMATIVHFRNRKKRIMANFTQSLYS
- the INDA1_3 gene encoding Amino-acid permease inda1 (EggNog:ENOG41); this translates as MTSKEEKIDVGSATPPSPDHGHAHTKDTFTGDVEGVRDDFREADFMTRNGLNLKSFQRRDYGTGVVELDRSMKKRHLHMIAIGGSIGAGFFVGSGGALTKGGPGAVFLCFSIAGVMIFNVVHALGELAVMYPVSGGFYTYSTRFIDPSWGFAMGWNYVFQWVIVLPLELTVVSFTVQYWNKDINEAVWITVFWIFIIVINIFGTLGYAEEEFWSSVFKLAAIVIFMIVAVILICGGGPSSGDFDTYQGAKLWYDPGAFQNGSRGFCGVFVTAAFSFAGTELVGLAAAESRNPAKALPGAIKQVFWRITLFYIIGLTLVGMLVSSTDERLLNSANPYKDGTSPFVLAAKDAGLKGYDSFMNLVICISVVSIGVSAVYGGSRTLTALAEQDYAPKIFTYIDRSGRPLVSVGFNLIWGALAYVVLASSGGLVFDWLLAVSALAALFTWGSICYAHIRFRSAWTKQGRSLDQIPFKAAGGVYGSWLGLALCFAILAMQIFVAVCPPGKTGYGNAEDFFKACLAIPVVLLFWIIGYFWKKPQWLTVDKIDLDTGLREHDWDEINAYRAKVASWPAWRRFFHKFM